The following coding sequences lie in one Phragmites australis chromosome 8, lpPhrAust1.1, whole genome shotgun sequence genomic window:
- the LOC133926992 gene encoding EIN3-binding F-box protein 1-like produces MSPFHGYRGDGALFGGGVRPRKRVFASAAGEAVTAAAKKQKRREEPSLDALPDECLFEVLRRVQGARARCASACVSRRWLALLGGIRASETVLVPAPTVPDLNQEYLGGDEDDAESDFMCDDGDRERALVGKVATDARLMAAAVADALRGRLVSVSVRGSHPTRGVTDSGLSALARGCPALRSLSLWDVPQVTDAGLAEVAAECHSLERLDITGCPLITDKGLIAVAQGCPDLKSLTIEGCSGVANEGLKAIGRCCSKLQAVNIKNCAHVDDQGVSGLVCSATASLAKVRLQGLSITDASLAVIGYYGKAITDLTLARLPVVGEKGFWVMANALGLGLQKLRCMTVMSCPGLTDLALACVAKFCPSLKLLNLKRCSKVSDGCLKEFAESAKVLENLQMEECNKVSLMGILAFLLNCSPKFKALSLVKCIGIKDIYSTPAQLPVCKSLRSLTIKDCPGFSDASLAVVGTICPQLENVNLSGLGPVTDNGFLPLIKSSESGLVNVDLNGCENLTDVTVSALVKAHGSSLAHLSLEGCSKITDASLFAISESCSQLAELDLSNCMVSDYGVAVLASAKQLELRILSLSGCLMVTKKSVPFLGSMSSSLEGLNLQFNFIGNHNIASLEKQLWRCDILA; encoded by the exons ATGTCTCCGTTCCACGGATACCGAG GTGATGGGGCTCtcttcggcggcggcgtccgGCCTAGGAAGCGAGTGTTCGCGTCGGCAGCTGGCGAGGCCGTGACGGCAGCGGCCAAGAAGCAGAAGCGGAGGGAGGAGCCATCCCTCGACGCGCTCCCGGACGAGTGCCTCTTCGAGGTCCTGCGCCGCGTGCAGGGCGCCCGCGCGCGGTGCGCGTCCGCGTGCGTCTCACGCCGCTGGCTCGCGCTCCTTGGCGGCATCCGCGCGTCCGAGACCGTACTGGTCCCGGCCCCCACCGTGCCGGACCTCAACCAGGAGTACCTCGGCGGGGACGAGGACGACGCGGAGTCCGATTTCATGTGCGACGACGGCGACCGCGAGAGGGCCCTCGTGGGCAAGGTGGCCACGGACGCCCGCCTCATGGCGGCGGCCGTCGCCGATGCGCTCCGCGGCCGTCTTGTCAGCGTTTCCGTCCGCGGGAGCCACCCGACGCGCGGCGTCACCGACAGCGGCCTCTCCGCGCTCGCCCGTGGCTGCCCGGCGCTCCGTTCGCTTTCCTTGTGGGATGTTCCGCAGGTGACAGATGCCGGGCTCGCAGAGGTCGCCGCCGAGTGCCACTCGCTGGAGCGCCTTGACATCACTGGCTGCCCGCTGATCACCGACAAGGGCCTCATTGCGGTCGCTCAGGGGTGCCCGGACTTGAAGTCACTGACCATCGAGGGGTGCTCTGGTGTTGCCAACGAGGGCCTCAAGGCAATTGGCCGGTGCTGTTCAAAGCTGCAGGCGGTTAACATCAAGAACTGCGCACATGTTGATGACCAGGGTGTGTCTGGCCTCGTCTGCTCCGCGACAGCCTCATTGGCCAAGGTCCGGCTCCAGGGTTTGAGCATTACGGATGCCTCGCTTGCTGTGATTGGATACTACGGGAAGGCAATCACAGACCTCACTCTCGCTCGCCTCCCTGTGGTTGGTGAGAAGGGGTTTTGGGTGATGGCCAATGCCCTGGGCCTGGGCCTGCAGAAGCTCAGATGTATGACTGTCATGTCCTGCCCAGGACTCACGGATCTTGCTCTTGCATGTGTCGCCAAGTTCTGCCCAAGTTTGAAGCTTCTGAACCTTAAGAGGTGCAGCAAGGTCTCAGATGGTTGTCTCAAGGAATTTGCGGAATCAGCAAAGGTTCTGGAGAATTTGCAGATGGAGGAATGCAACAAGGTTAGTCTCATGGGCATTCTTGCTTTTCTCCTCAACTGCAGCCCAAAGTTTAAGGCCCTCTCTTTGGTCAAGTGCATCGGGATCAAGGACATCTACTCCACACCTGCACAGCTTCCAGTATGCAAATCGCTTCGTTCCCTGACCATCAAGGATTGCCCGGGTTTCTCAGATGCCAGCTTGGCCGTGGTGGGCACGATCTGCCCTCAATTGGAAAATGTCAATTTGAGTGGTCTTGGTCCAGTTACCGACAATGGCTTCCTTCCGTTGATCAAGAGTTCCGAGAGTGGGCTGGTCAATGTTGATTTGAATGGTTGTGAGAATCTCACAGATGTAACTGTTTCTGCTTTGGTGAAGGCACATGGCAGTTCTCTTGCACACCTTAGTCTTGAGGGCTGCAGTAAGATAACTGATGCAAGCCTGTTTGCCATCTCTGAGAGCTGCAGCCAGCTTGCTGAGCTTGATCTTTCAAATTGCATGGTCAGCGACTATGGTGTTGCGGTCTTGGCATCGGCAAAGCAGCTCGAGCTTCGCATCCTCTCACTGTCTGGCTGTTTGATGGTCACCAAGAAGAGTGTTCCTTTCTTAGGCAGCATGTCTTCATCTTTGGAGGGCCTCAATCTTCAGTTCAACTTCATTGGCAACCACAACATTGCATCACTGGAGAAGCAACTCTGGCGGTGCGACATCCTTGCCTAG
- the LOC133926993 gene encoding CBL-interacting protein kinase 24-like, with product MVGAARRKKRVGRYEVGQTIGQGTFAKVKFAVDADTGAAVAMKVLDKDTILNHRMLHQIKREISIMKIVRHPNIVRLNEVLAGKTKIYIILELVTGGELFDKIARQGKLHENEARKYFQQLIDAIDYCHSKRVYHRDLKPENLLLDSRGNLKVSDFGLSTLSQNGAGLLHTTCGTPNYVAPEVLGNNGYDGSAADVWSCGVILYVLMAGYLPFEENNLPSLYEKITAAQYSCPYWFSPGAKSLIQRILDPNPITRITIEEIMGDPWFKKNYAAIRRGEDENVSLDDVQAVFDNIEDKYVSEEVTHKDGGGPLMMNAFEMITLSQGLDLSALFDRQQEFIKRQTRFVSRKPAKTIVATIEVVSTSMGLKVHSQNYKLRLEGASSNRMSPFTVVLEIFEVAPSLFMVNVRKVAGDTLEYHRFYKNLCSKLDSIIWTPTEVSAKPTLLRTTTC from the exons ATGGTGGGCGCAGCGAGGCGGAAGAAGCGGGTGGGGCGGTACGAGGTGGGCCAGACCATCGGCCAGGGTACCTTCGCCAAGGTCAAGTTCGCCGTAGACGCCGACACgggcgccgccgtcgccatgAAGGTGCTCGACAAGGACACCATCCTCAACCACCGCATGCTGCACCAG ATCAAAAGGGAAATATCAATAATGAAGATTGTAAGACACCCCAACATAGTTAGGCTTAATGAG GTGCTAGCTGGAAAGACAAAGATATACATAATCTTGGAACTTGTCACTGGAGGTGAACTGTTTGATAAAATA GCCCGCCAAGGGAAGCTTCATGAGAATGAAGCTAGGAAGTACTTCCAGCAGCTTATTGATGCCATTGATTATTGCCATAGCAAACGAGTGTATCACAGAGATTTGAAG CCTGAAAATCTGCTTCTCGACTCACGTGGAAACTTAAAAGTTTCTGATTTTGGACTTAGCACACTGTCCCAGAAT GGAGCAGGCCTTCTTCACACAACATGTGGAACTCCAAATTATGTTGCTCCTGAG GTGCTTGGAAACAATGGGTATGACGGATCTGCGGCAGATGTTTGGTCATGTGGTGTTATTCTTTATGTTTTAATGGCTGGTTACCTCCCCTTTGAGGAAAATAACCTTCCAAGCTTGTATGAAAAG ATAACTGCAGCTCAGTATTCGTGCCCATATTGGTTCTCCCCAGGAGCTAAGTCATTGATCCAAAGAATACTTGATCCAAATCCAATAACT CGTATCACTATTGAAGAAATAATGGGAGACCCATGGTTTAAGAAGAACTATGCAGCTATTAGACGTGGTGAAGATGAAAATGTCAGCCTGGATGATGTTCAGGCTGTTTTCGACAATATTGAG GACAAGTATGTATCTGAGGAAGTGACTCACAAGGATGGTGGTGGTCCTCTTATGATGAATGCATTTGAGATGATTACTCTATCTCAGGGTTTGGATCTTTCAGCATTGTTTGATAGGCAACAG GAGTTCATTAAACGCCAAACCCGTTTTGTCTCAAGAAAACCAGCTAAGACTATAGTAGCTACAATCGAAGTTGTTTCTACATCTATGGGTCTCAAGGTCCATTCCCAGAATTACAAG CTGCGGCTTGAAGGAGCATCATCAAACAGAATGAGCCCATTTACTGTTGTTCTAGAG ATTTTTGAAGTTGCCCCTTCTCTATTCATGGTCAATGTTCGAAAGGTTGCCGGTGACACTCTGGAATACCACAGG TTCTACAAGAACTTATGCAGCAAACTTGACAGTATAATCTGGACGCCGACAGAAGTTTCTGCAAAACCTACATTGCTGAGGACGACCACTTGCTAG